The genomic stretch GGAATCTCTCGTATGCGTGAAACAGGTTTCTTGGACGAAGTCTCAGCCGGTGCGtgtttgcttcttttcttcttttctccatttttcTGAAATCTAGAAGTTTTTCCTCTGCTAGAGTTCTCCTGTGGAGGTGCATCGCTGTCTGAATcagactcttcttctgaatcttctgaatcttcttctgattccGATTCGGAATATTTGCGCTTTTTGGATTCTGTTTGtatactcttcttcttctttttcttaccaagaagttcattTTGTGCAGAGTTAAGTGCTCCAAATGTCATGCTCTCTAAACTGTCGTCCTGCTCATCTCGTTTTGTAAGTATAGAATTGGTGAATTCGTCATCCGAAAAACCGTCGTCATTATACGAAGGTCTCATCgactttctttgttttcctGTCATCCTTTCCCTATTAATATAAAGCtgcagaaacagaaaattTCAGATGGAATAGAACGGTTGCAATTCATTTTCTACAAGAAGGTTTGAAATTTTTTGATTATGCAGATGGTCTTCCGTCACGTGCACGATCGcgtgacttcttcttttaaTTAAAGCACATATATGTTCAAATAATTACTGTAGCGAAGGTACTCATAGATTAAGTTGTTTCAAAGCCTCCTTTAATAAGAGATTGCTGGAAGCAAGGCTTAAGTTCATCattgaaagtgaaattgTTCTGGTTTATTTAGACTATACCGACGTGGATAAgtttctgaaaaatttgcaAAGGCTACAGGAGAACCCAACAATTATGTGAACTACAGTGTGATAAAGACCTCAAAGTACGAAGCCAAAATTAcatctctttcttgttgaattgtGGTCCCACTTGTTCAGCCACTAGAAATTAatccaattgaagatttaTTCCCAATTATCACTCACTCCTGCTAAGCTTTTTCCAAGCCACAGAAATCAGAAATACCTTCACCCTTAAACGAATGCAGGTTCCAACTTGGCTTGCTTAACTGGGAACGACAAGTCCTGCAAGAAAGTTGCATTTCGTATTTTTATTTCGTTGTTGTAACCTAACTTGCCTCTCCAGCCGGTGGTATATTGtcttgacaacttctttcaTGTTTCGACAATATTGCCCCTAGGCAAAATAGAAAAACCTGAAGAATACAGCCAATCAAAAATTTTTTTGATCTATCCCGAGTTTTGAAAATAAAGTAATTAATCGAAGTTAATTTGGcatttcattcaattcattcTGGTTTGTGACAGATTTTTGTATTACTCGTTCCGCTCCGATTTCGGTAACTGCAGATGAAATAGATAAATCCTGATACGAGAGGTGACAAGGACTACAGCCGAACGACTTTGTGGAGGACTCACATGGGAAATCACTTATTGATGTGGCTTGAGATTTTCATTCTggaacttttcaaatctcAGCGAAGCACTAATGTGAAACTCGGTTCAAAAAATGTAACCAAGAGTCCCACTTTGGTTCACGTATTTGTTAAttacaacttcaaataaATGTATATGCACTAAATATAAGAATAGTGAGCAACTTGACTTAGgagtttgaaaaagttcaacatcatatatatatatataaataaatTAGGCCCATACTTGTAACTGTTCAAAGAATTCAATAcgtttcttttccttgttgtctaagttcttgacaactGAAGAACGAAGGTCGTCAAGCATAATTGGATGACCACATGCAACGAAAGCAACAGATCCAGTTGACTCTTtaatttcttcaccaacaagCTCCTCCATTGTGGGTCTTCccatcttgaaattgatatGGTCAAGCTCCTCATGAATTGTGTTGATGATATCTGTGGTAGAGCtagcttcatcttcgttcTCACTATTGCTTTCGACCTTGACACTGGTAtgatctttcttttcttctgattctttGTAGATTTTGTCTGAATTGTAGTTTTCAAAGTCCTTCTGCTTGAAGTCATCTAAGTGTCTTTGAGAATCAGGTTTAGTTATGAAAATTGTTGTTTGAatcttggaattcttcaattggcGTAGTTCATCATAGAACCAAAGTAGGGATTTGTATTCTCTAACAATCCAAAACAACTTAATGGTCTGCTTAGTGTTTTCTCTAGATCTGCTGGCAATGCTTACAGCTTCGGAGAAAATACCTGGAATACCATTTCCACCAGCAATGAATATAGCAGAGTCATATCTATATGCTGCGGTAGGTTCACCATATGGACCTTCAACAGCAACTCTAATTTGTGTAGTCTTCCCTGGGTGTGTAGCAAGGTATTGGTAAAGGCCGTGCGTGACACCTCCCTTGACTTTACAATAGAGAGTAATAGTGTCCTTCTGTTCATAAGACTCAGTGAATGTAAATGGATGGGACTGCCAGAAACAACTTGGTCTTAAGAAGTGAATAAAGGCGTGTCCGCCAGGGACAGATTTCCAATGTGCTGGTTTTGGAATATCAACCTTTAAAGTCTCGTCAGCCAACAAGGAAAccgttgatcttggaaatccGAAGACGATTaatcttccaattctgaCTGCTCTGTCAAAAACCCAAACGGCAGCGGCGGCGTAGAACCAGTGTATATAACccaaatcaacaacatgTAACCAGCCTCCAGCAATCCAAAGTACAGCCAACACAATATGAGTGAGCAAGAAAAACTCGTACCAGGATCTTCTCAAATAAAGAAGACCTTGGAAGAGAATTATGCCACCACCCACAGTGGCAACAATACCCATTATTAAGTACAAATCTttgacatcttcagaaTAGTATGATCCAAGATCGATAGTAAAGCCAACGGCGTGGATTAATACCAAAATGAAAGTTATTCTTGCCACCCATTTATGGTAGGTAATGaaggttgcaaaattccATCTGGTGACCCATTGCAAGAAGTTATTACGTCCAGCAAATAAAATCAACAAAGGGGTTAAATTTGTTGCAAGAAT from Scheffersomyces stipitis CBS 6054 chromosome 2, complete sequence encodes the following:
- the FRE1.2 gene encoding ferric reductase transmembrane component (Ferric-chelate reductase) (ferric reductase transmembrane component (7 domains) (Ferric-chelate reductase)~go_funtion oxidoreductase activity~go_component membrane~go_process electron transport); translation: MKSGIFYLTIGSLLSVAAGTAAPYEKYGAPKKAMYACNYQLSSTATWCSADIDQTTCYCSNPYALSSVAGCYSYAGRNTTKNYKVLIEACSEVNVTLTMDQLEQAYVNYTKNAKSPADIEGFNATEVVEVPIKLQDNVTDLYMRAYDVFLDNYDFSLYYGSGLLGYWCLVFVLAAICNWSKILFPGLFKSLTGPFSTLVRKHITMPATFNNRKTHEFTFLKFFQILIPSRLETLIISGFVILTIALSATRIYYIEGDPLFESRKIAISRYIADRTGILATNLTPLLILFAGRNNFLQWVTRWNFATFITYHKWVARITFILVLIHAVGFTIDLGSYYSEDVKDLYLIMGIVATVGGGIILFQGLLYLRRSWYEFFLLTHIVLAVLWIAGGWLHVVDLGYIHWFYAAAAVWVFDRAVRIGRLIVFGFPRSTVSLLADETLKVDIPKPAHWKSVPGGHAFIHFLRPSCFWQSHPFTFTESYEQKDTITLYCKVKGGVTHGLYQYLATHPGKTTQIRVAVEGPYGEPTAAYRYDSAIFIAGGNGIPGIFSEAVSIASRSRENTKQTIKLFWIVREYKSLLWFYDELRQLKNSKIQTTIFITKPDSQRHLDDFKQKDFENYNSDKIYKESEEKKDHTSVKVESNSENEDEASSTTDIINTIHEELDHINFKMGRPTMEELVGEEIKESTGSVAFVACGHPIMLDDLRSSVVKNLDNKEKKRIEFFEQLQVWA